A window of the Paralichthys olivaceus isolate ysfri-2021 chromosome 5, ASM2471397v2, whole genome shotgun sequence genome harbors these coding sequences:
- the LOC109634015 gene encoding uncharacterized protein isoform X6 → MDPFVPVLFALIVPLFAGPVDILRKNVSCAELKTSDGFEYKYDHPGGADINIYQNKTKIGFWENGNKPIHLTEVIRLDNNSVITEKCSDLQIQVLKYEAQLVKENWFYFLVAVSVNLTVNTMKPDPETPPSHDYNRKLIMSDGAVGAVGAFGAVGLIVVIVLFCCYMSWKLKMKRQQKAATCSEYFRYLRTRYPIKKQSPTTPAESSGTGETRGSEIQEASAATESQQNGISLVEYVSATDPRGSGENGVEQDSSHGSMHVVRLGCLYNNLNGTQWSTCLRQESTKKKKHVLCRKLQNYYCKSKNRESPFSCFSKIKQLGENMTSMAGVMMPLSTLTICLSIPCNLLKAVCLVSIHPQSNGLDHKLRNEEIQSTSNEDLNTPDVDRASPHGEINSVRNMRDDPGGNKECVGVDIPDSDMIAEAEPLVNKSGYGQDHVGRSFATPGTDVESKPRVKNFGNY, encoded by the exons ATGGATCCCTTCGTACCAGTTCTGTTTGCTCTAATCGTACCACTCTTTGCAGGACCAGTAG ACATTTTACGGAAAAATGTATCGTGCGCTGAACTTAAAACATCTGATGGCTTCGAGTACAAATACGACCATCCGGGTGGAGCTGATATTAACATATATCAGAACAAG ACCAAGATTGGTTTTTgggaaaatggaaataaacCTATTCATTTGACTGAAGTGATCCGGCTGGACAACAACTCAGTCATTACTGAAAAATGCAGCGATCTGCAAATACAAGTCTTGAAATATGAA gctCAACTTGTGAAAGAGAACTGGTTTTACTTCCTGGTAGCAGTTTCTG TGAATTTAACAGTGAATACTATGAAACCTGATCCTGAAACACCACCGAGCCACGACTACAACAGGAAGTTGATTATGT ctgatggagctgtTGGAGCTGTTGGAGCTTTTGGAGCTGTTGGACTCATTGTGGTCATTGTTCTTTTTTGCTGCTACATGTCTTGGAAATTGAAAATGAA GAGGCAGCAAAAAGCAGCTACATGCTCTGAGTATTTCAGATACCTACGGACTCGCTATCCTATCAAAAAGCAGAGCCCCACGACACCGGCAGAGAGTTCAGGGACAGGAGAAACTAG AGGAAGTGAAATCCAAGAGGCCTCAGCTGCTACAGAGTCTCAACAAAATGGTATTAG CCTGGTCGAATATGTTTCTGCCACTGATCCACGTGGCAGTGGAGAAAATGGGGTGGAGCAGGACAGCTCTCATGGATCTATGCATGTTGTCAGGTTAGGTTGTCTTTATAACAACTTGAATGgtactcagtggagcacatgcCTCCGCCAagaatcaacaaaaaaaaagaaacacgtTTTATGTAGAAAACTACAAAACTATTATTGTAAAAGTAAGAATCGTGAGAGTCCGTTCAGCTGTTTTTCTAAAATCAAACAATtgggtgaaaacatgacctctaTGGCGGGGGTAATGATGCCTTTATCCACATTGACCATTTGTTTGTCAATACCCTGTAATCTGCTAAAAGCTGTTTGTCTCGTTAGTATTCATCCTCAGAGTAACGGTCTGGACCACAAATTGAGAAACGAGGAAATCCAGTCAACTTCAAA tgaagaCCTAAACACCCCCGATGTCGACAGAGCCTCTCCTCATGGAGAAATTAACAG TGTCAGGAACATGAGAGATGATCCGGGAGGGAACAAGGAATGTGTGGG AGTGGACATCCCAGATTCTGACATGATAGCTGAAGCCGAACCTCTGGTGAACAAGAGCGGCTATGGCCAAGACCATGTGGGCAGGTCCTTTGCCACACCT GGAACTGACGTGGAGTCAAAGCCCAGGGTGAAGAACTTTGGAAATTACTGA
- the LOC109634015 gene encoding uncharacterized protein isoform X5: MDPFVPVLFALIVPLFAGPVDILRKNVSCAELKTSDGFEYKYDHPGGADINIYQNKQTKIGFWENGNKPIHLTEVIRLDNNSVITEKCSDLQIQVLKYEAQLVKENWFYFLVAVSVNLTVNTMKPDPETPPSHDYNRKLIMSDGAVGAVGAFGAVGLIVVIVLFCCYMSWKLKMKRQQKAATCSEYFRYLRTRYPIKKQSPTTPAESSGTGETRGSEIQEASAATESQQNGISLVEYVSATDPRGSGENGVEQDSSHGSMHVVRLGCLYNNLNGTQWSTCLRQESTKKKKHVLCRKLQNYYCKSKNRESPFSCFSKIKQLGENMTSMAGVMMPLSTLTICLSIPCNLLKAVCLVSIHPQSNGLDHKLRNEEIQSTSNEDLNTPDVDRASPHGEINSVRNMRDDPGGNKECVGVDIPDSDMIAEAEPLVNKSGYGQDHVGRSFATPGTDVESKPRVKNFGNY, translated from the exons ATGGATCCCTTCGTACCAGTTCTGTTTGCTCTAATCGTACCACTCTTTGCAGGACCAGTAG ACATTTTACGGAAAAATGTATCGTGCGCTGAACTTAAAACATCTGATGGCTTCGAGTACAAATACGACCATCCGGGTGGAGCTGATATTAACATATATCAGAACAAG CAGACCAAGATTGGTTTTTgggaaaatggaaataaacCTATTCATTTGACTGAAGTGATCCGGCTGGACAACAACTCAGTCATTACTGAAAAATGCAGCGATCTGCAAATACAAGTCTTGAAATATGAA gctCAACTTGTGAAAGAGAACTGGTTTTACTTCCTGGTAGCAGTTTCTG TGAATTTAACAGTGAATACTATGAAACCTGATCCTGAAACACCACCGAGCCACGACTACAACAGGAAGTTGATTATGT ctgatggagctgtTGGAGCTGTTGGAGCTTTTGGAGCTGTTGGACTCATTGTGGTCATTGTTCTTTTTTGCTGCTACATGTCTTGGAAATTGAAAATGAA GAGGCAGCAAAAAGCAGCTACATGCTCTGAGTATTTCAGATACCTACGGACTCGCTATCCTATCAAAAAGCAGAGCCCCACGACACCGGCAGAGAGTTCAGGGACAGGAGAAACTAG AGGAAGTGAAATCCAAGAGGCCTCAGCTGCTACAGAGTCTCAACAAAATGGTATTAG CCTGGTCGAATATGTTTCTGCCACTGATCCACGTGGCAGTGGAGAAAATGGGGTGGAGCAGGACAGCTCTCATGGATCTATGCATGTTGTCAGGTTAGGTTGTCTTTATAACAACTTGAATGgtactcagtggagcacatgcCTCCGCCAagaatcaacaaaaaaaaagaaacacgtTTTATGTAGAAAACTACAAAACTATTATTGTAAAAGTAAGAATCGTGAGAGTCCGTTCAGCTGTTTTTCTAAAATCAAACAATtgggtgaaaacatgacctctaTGGCGGGGGTAATGATGCCTTTATCCACATTGACCATTTGTTTGTCAATACCCTGTAATCTGCTAAAAGCTGTTTGTCTCGTTAGTATTCATCCTCAGAGTAACGGTCTGGACCACAAATTGAGAAACGAGGAAATCCAGTCAACTTCAAA tgaagaCCTAAACACCCCCGATGTCGACAGAGCCTCTCCTCATGGAGAAATTAACAG TGTCAGGAACATGAGAGATGATCCGGGAGGGAACAAGGAATGTGTGGG AGTGGACATCCCAGATTCTGACATGATAGCTGAAGCCGAACCTCTGGTGAACAAGAGCGGCTATGGCCAAGACCATGTGGGCAGGTCCTTTGCCACACCT GGAACTGACGTGGAGTCAAAGCCCAGGGTGAAGAACTTTGGAAATTACTGA
- the LOC109634015 gene encoding uncharacterized protein isoform X12, with translation MDPFVPVLFALIVPLFAGPVDILRKNVSCAELKTSDGFEYKYDHPGGADINIYQNKTKIGFWENGNKPIHLTEVIRLDNNSVITEKCSDLQIQVLKYEAQLVKENWFYFLVAVSVNLTVNTMKPDPETPPSHDYNRKLIMSDGAVGAVGAFGAVGLIVVIVLFCCYMSWKLKMKRQQKAATCSEYFRYLRTRYPIKKQSPTTPAESSGTGETRGSEIQEASAATESQQNGISLVEYVSATDPRGSGENGVEQDSSHGSMHVVSIHPQSNGLDHKLRNEEIQSTSNEDLNTPDVDRASPHGEINSVRNMRDDPGGNKECVGVDIPDSDMIAEAEPLVNKSGYGQDHVGRSFATPGTDVESKPRVKNFGNY, from the exons ATGGATCCCTTCGTACCAGTTCTGTTTGCTCTAATCGTACCACTCTTTGCAGGACCAGTAG ACATTTTACGGAAAAATGTATCGTGCGCTGAACTTAAAACATCTGATGGCTTCGAGTACAAATACGACCATCCGGGTGGAGCTGATATTAACATATATCAGAACAAG ACCAAGATTGGTTTTTgggaaaatggaaataaacCTATTCATTTGACTGAAGTGATCCGGCTGGACAACAACTCAGTCATTACTGAAAAATGCAGCGATCTGCAAATACAAGTCTTGAAATATGAA gctCAACTTGTGAAAGAGAACTGGTTTTACTTCCTGGTAGCAGTTTCTG TGAATTTAACAGTGAATACTATGAAACCTGATCCTGAAACACCACCGAGCCACGACTACAACAGGAAGTTGATTATGT ctgatggagctgtTGGAGCTGTTGGAGCTTTTGGAGCTGTTGGACTCATTGTGGTCATTGTTCTTTTTTGCTGCTACATGTCTTGGAAATTGAAAATGAA GAGGCAGCAAAAAGCAGCTACATGCTCTGAGTATTTCAGATACCTACGGACTCGCTATCCTATCAAAAAGCAGAGCCCCACGACACCGGCAGAGAGTTCAGGGACAGGAGAAACTAG AGGAAGTGAAATCCAAGAGGCCTCAGCTGCTACAGAGTCTCAACAAAATGGTATTAG CCTGGTCGAATATGTTTCTGCCACTGATCCACGTGGCAGTGGAGAAAATGGGGTGGAGCAGGACAGCTCTCATGGATCTATGCATGTTGTCAG TATTCATCCTCAGAGTAACGGTCTGGACCACAAATTGAGAAACGAGGAAATCCAGTCAACTTCAAA tgaagaCCTAAACACCCCCGATGTCGACAGAGCCTCTCCTCATGGAGAAATTAACAG TGTCAGGAACATGAGAGATGATCCGGGAGGGAACAAGGAATGTGTGGG AGTGGACATCCCAGATTCTGACATGATAGCTGAAGCCGAACCTCTGGTGAACAAGAGCGGCTATGGCCAAGACCATGTGGGCAGGTCCTTTGCCACACCT GGAACTGACGTGGAGTCAAAGCCCAGGGTGAAGAACTTTGGAAATTACTGA
- the LOC109634015 gene encoding uncharacterized protein isoform X10 has translation MDPFVPVLFALIVPLFAGPVDILRKNVSCAELKTSDGFEYKYDHPGGADINIYQNKTKIGFWENGNKPIHLTEVIRLDNNSVITEKCSDLQIQVLKYEAQLVKENWFYFLVAVSVNLTVNTMKPDPETPPSHDYNRKLIMSVGADGAVGAVGAFGAVGLIVVIVLFCCYMSWKLKMKRQQKAATCSEYFRYLRTRYPIKKQSPTTPAESSGTGETRGSEIQEASAATESQQNGISLVEYVSATDPRGSGENGVEQDSSHGSMHVVSIHPQSNGLDHKLRNEEIQSTSNEDLNTPDVDRASPHGEINSVRNMRDDPGGNKECVGVDIPDSDMIAEAEPLVNKSGYGQDHVGRSFATPGTDVESKPRVKNFGNY, from the exons ATGGATCCCTTCGTACCAGTTCTGTTTGCTCTAATCGTACCACTCTTTGCAGGACCAGTAG ACATTTTACGGAAAAATGTATCGTGCGCTGAACTTAAAACATCTGATGGCTTCGAGTACAAATACGACCATCCGGGTGGAGCTGATATTAACATATATCAGAACAAG ACCAAGATTGGTTTTTgggaaaatggaaataaacCTATTCATTTGACTGAAGTGATCCGGCTGGACAACAACTCAGTCATTACTGAAAAATGCAGCGATCTGCAAATACAAGTCTTGAAATATGAA gctCAACTTGTGAAAGAGAACTGGTTTTACTTCCTGGTAGCAGTTTCTG TGAATTTAACAGTGAATACTATGAAACCTGATCCTGAAACACCACCGAGCCACGACTACAACAGGAAGTTGATTATGT CTGttggagctgatggagctgtTGGAGCTGTTGGAGCTTTTGGAGCTGTTGGACTCATTGTGGTCATTGTTCTTTTTTGCTGCTACATGTCTTGGAAATTGAAAATGAA GAGGCAGCAAAAAGCAGCTACATGCTCTGAGTATTTCAGATACCTACGGACTCGCTATCCTATCAAAAAGCAGAGCCCCACGACACCGGCAGAGAGTTCAGGGACAGGAGAAACTAG AGGAAGTGAAATCCAAGAGGCCTCAGCTGCTACAGAGTCTCAACAAAATGGTATTAG CCTGGTCGAATATGTTTCTGCCACTGATCCACGTGGCAGTGGAGAAAATGGGGTGGAGCAGGACAGCTCTCATGGATCTATGCATGTTGTCAG TATTCATCCTCAGAGTAACGGTCTGGACCACAAATTGAGAAACGAGGAAATCCAGTCAACTTCAAA tgaagaCCTAAACACCCCCGATGTCGACAGAGCCTCTCCTCATGGAGAAATTAACAG TGTCAGGAACATGAGAGATGATCCGGGAGGGAACAAGGAATGTGTGGG AGTGGACATCCCAGATTCTGACATGATAGCTGAAGCCGAACCTCTGGTGAACAAGAGCGGCTATGGCCAAGACCATGTGGGCAGGTCCTTTGCCACACCT GGAACTGACGTGGAGTCAAAGCCCAGGGTGAAGAACTTTGGAAATTACTGA